In Prochlorococcus marinus XMU1411, one genomic interval encodes:
- a CDS encoding BamA/TamA family outer membrane protein, whose amino-acid sequence MQKHFLKISKFFTNIALPPLMVVSNNSELAAKYLQNDFEQSFTNSEINTFNNVLFHSFDIEQEKDVFVAEKKENINQENVLISEIIIKGWENNPEGRKLELAAYDSMSIKPGSIINNQILNQDLNAIYASGWFSGVNIKSQDGPLGVRLIVNVVPNPILKKVEIKPKNSLISNEYIDSIFKNYYGTTLNLNELQNKINTIKKSYEKKGYSLVRISGPDRISDEGIVSLNVSAGIISDIELRFPGSDGEPMIDGKPRKGKTKDWVIKRELRTQPGTIFNRKVLEADIKRLYATSLFDDVKVSLGPDNSNPGQVIIFLDLSEQRTGSLTGGLGYSNSSGIFASIGLQETNALGRAWSTNLNLNFGEYSTTYNFSLTDPWIKGDIHKTSFRTNIFLSRDYPQEFKSEKNGKIYAVDDQTPSSSDTFSSIVLEKTGGGFSFSRPLNGGDPFKVAKWRVLAGMNFKKVEMIDGSGNKKPYGDITPTTTKENISDIICIGFTPNDGSCPEENTLVSVVASTSRNNLNNSVNPTSGNKLAFGSEQFFSMGKNSPTFNRLLASYSFFVPTKLINLTKACRTNNYDSQDCPQAIGFQFKAGTIIGELPPYEAFCMGGTSSVRGWGSCDLAVSKSFVEGTVEYRFPVWRMISGALFADAGSDLDSQEDVPGKPGKLLQKSGSGYSLGGGIGVKTPIGPLRLDVASKDLSGDWRYTLGVGWKF is encoded by the coding sequence ATGCAAAAACATTTTTTAAAAATTAGTAAGTTTTTCACAAATATTGCTCTACCTCCCTTGATGGTGGTATCAAATAATTCAGAATTAGCTGCCAAGTATTTGCAAAATGACTTTGAGCAATCATTCACAAATTCAGAAATAAATACGTTTAACAATGTTTTATTTCATAGTTTTGATATTGAACAAGAGAAAGATGTCTTTGTTGCAGAAAAAAAGGAAAATATTAATCAAGAAAACGTTCTTATCTCAGAAATAATAATCAAGGGTTGGGAAAATAACCCTGAGGGTAGAAAACTTGAGTTGGCTGCATATGACTCTATGAGTATAAAACCAGGAAGTATTATTAATAATCAAATTTTAAATCAAGACCTTAATGCAATATATGCTAGTGGTTGGTTTTCAGGAGTTAATATAAAGTCTCAAGATGGACCATTAGGAGTGAGGCTAATTGTAAATGTAGTGCCTAATCCGATTCTGAAGAAAGTAGAAATCAAGCCAAAAAACTCCTTAATTTCTAATGAATACATAGATAGTATTTTTAAAAATTATTATGGTACAACTCTTAACCTAAATGAATTGCAAAATAAAATAAATACAATAAAAAAAAGTTATGAAAAAAAAGGGTACTCTTTAGTTAGAATTTCAGGCCCAGATAGAATCTCTGATGAAGGAATAGTATCTTTAAATGTTAGCGCGGGAATTATATCAGATATTGAGTTGAGATTCCCTGGTTCTGATGGAGAACCTATGATTGATGGAAAACCTAGAAAAGGAAAAACAAAAGATTGGGTTATTAAAAGAGAGCTAAGAACTCAACCTGGGACTATATTTAACAGAAAAGTTTTAGAAGCAGATATCAAAAGACTATATGCCACATCACTTTTTGATGATGTAAAGGTATCTCTGGGCCCTGATAATTCAAACCCTGGACAAGTCATAATTTTTTTAGACTTAAGTGAGCAAAGAACAGGATCATTAACAGGTGGTCTTGGTTATAGCAATAGTTCAGGGATATTTGCTTCAATTGGTCTGCAGGAAACAAATGCTCTTGGTAGGGCCTGGTCAACTAATCTAAATCTTAATTTTGGAGAATATTCCACAACTTATAATTTTTCTTTAACTGACCCATGGATTAAAGGCGATATTCATAAAACTTCTTTTAGAACAAATATATTTCTAAGTAGAGATTATCCACAAGAATTTAAAAGTGAGAAGAATGGGAAAATATATGCTGTAGATGATCAAACACCATCAAGCTCCGATACTTTTTCATCTATAGTTTTAGAAAAAACTGGAGGCGGATTTTCTTTCTCAAGGCCACTCAATGGTGGAGATCCCTTTAAAGTCGCTAAATGGCGAGTGTTAGCAGGAATGAATTTTAAGAAAGTAGAGATGATAGATGGTAGTGGTAATAAAAAACCTTATGGTGATATTACCCCAACTACAACCAAAGAAAATATAAGTGATATTATCTGTATTGGATTTACTCCAAATGATGGATCTTGCCCTGAAGAAAATACATTAGTAAGTGTTGTTGCTAGTACATCAAGAAATAATTTGAATAATTCTGTAAACCCAACTTCAGGAAATAAATTAGCTTTTGGGAGTGAACAGTTTTTTTCAATGGGTAAAAATTCCCCTACTTTTAATAGATTATTAGCTTCCTATTCATTTTTTGTCCCTACAAAATTGATAAATTTAACTAAAGCATGCAGGACTAATAACTATGACAGCCAAGATTGTCCTCAAGCAATCGGTTTTCAATTTAAGGCTGGAACTATTATCGGAGAATTGCCTCCTTATGAAGCATTTTGCATGGGAGGAACATCATCTGTCAGAGGTTGGGGATCATGTGATTTAGCTGTAAGTAAAAGTTTTGTGGAGGGAACTGTAGAATATAGATTCCCTGTTTGGCGAATGATATCAGGAGCTTTATTTGCTGATGCAGGTAGTGATTTAGATTCTCAAGAGGATGTACCAGGAAAACCTGGTAAATTGTTGCAGAAATCAGGTTCTGGCTATTCATTGGGTGGAGGAATTGGAGTAAAAACGCCAATTGGGCCATTAAGATTAGATGTCGCAAGTAAGGACCTTAGTGGGGATTGGAGATATACACTAGGAGTTGGATGGAAGTTTTAA
- the purC gene encoding phosphoribosylaminoimidazolesuccinocarboxamide synthase, with the protein MNDKHELIYEGKAKKVFSHNDADKVVIEFKDDATAFNALKKAKFEGKGKLNCLISARIFEILTKNSIPTHFLELKNEYTMIAKKIKIIPLEIVLRNTAYGSLCKQTSIKSGTVLAKPLIDIYFKDDELNDPLITKDRIALMNIISSKDLELIIDLTIKINEILKKFFKNIKLQLVDFKLEFGYDFQNNILLGDEISPDNCRLWDLNQKSDTIVSLDKDRFRNDLGGLIEAYSEINQRINNFI; encoded by the coding sequence ATGAATGATAAACATGAATTGATTTATGAAGGTAAAGCAAAAAAAGTATTTTCTCATAATGATGCAGACAAAGTAGTAATCGAATTTAAAGATGATGCAACTGCTTTTAATGCTTTGAAAAAAGCTAAATTTGAAGGAAAGGGTAAACTTAATTGCCTAATAAGTGCAAGAATTTTTGAAATTCTTACGAAGAATAGTATCCCAACTCATTTTCTTGAACTTAAAAATGAATATACAATGATTGCAAAAAAAATAAAAATAATTCCATTAGAAATTGTTCTTAGAAATACAGCCTATGGTTCTTTGTGTAAACAAACTTCTATTAAATCTGGCACTGTCCTGGCAAAACCATTAATCGATATCTATTTTAAAGACGATGAACTTAATGATCCTTTAATTACAAAAGATAGGATTGCGTTAATGAATATAATAAGCTCTAAAGATTTAGAATTAATAATAGATCTAACTATAAAGATAAATGAAATCCTGAAAAAGTTTTTTAAAAATATTAAGCTTCAACTTGTAGATTTCAAGTTGGAGTTTGGTTATGATTTTCAAAATAACATATTACTTGGAGATGAAATAAGTCCTGATAATTGTAGATTGTGGGATCTCAATCAGAAAAGTGATACAATTGTAAGTCTGGATAAAGACAGATTTAGGAATGATTTAGGTGGGTTAATTGAGGCTTATAGTGAAATTAACCAAAGAATAAACAATTTTATTTAA
- the purD gene encoding phosphoribosylamine--glycine ligase, which produces MSINSKNFKSLSILENILIIGNGGRENSLAWAIQKNELVKKIYLIPGNAGSERINKCERIKININNQTDLVEKLNFLKIDLIVIGPEIPLANGLADLLRKKGFKVFGPGKDGAKLESSKSWAKEFMKDANIPTSNFWKVNSLKEAKKIIQSSTIPLVVKADGLASGKGVFIPDSKDECLRAAESIFNGKFGNSGNVIVLEEKIEGPEVSVFALCDGQKFILLPTAQDHKRLKEKDKGPNTGGMGAYSPAPLLTDDYLDKITKEIIEPTINELNKKNIDYKGVIYFGLMLTKSGAKVIEYNCRFGDPECQTIMPLMDKSFVFLLEKCAMGKLTGSEKIDTPDKLSGCVIATSKGYPNKYKTGFPISIGKIDATDCQIFDSGTCFSKNGELLTDGGRVLSIVCQDKDFDRVFDKAYKNLKEIDFDGIYFRNDIGHQVRKNFSTEN; this is translated from the coding sequence ATGAGTATTAATTCAAAAAATTTTAAGAGCCTCAGTATATTAGAAAATATTTTAATAATTGGAAATGGAGGAAGAGAAAATTCTTTAGCTTGGGCAATTCAAAAAAATGAATTAGTCAAAAAAATTTATTTAATCCCTGGTAACGCTGGATCAGAAAGAATAAATAAATGTGAAAGAATAAAAATCAACATTAATAATCAAACTGATTTAGTAGAAAAGCTTAATTTTTTAAAAATAGATTTAATAGTAATTGGACCAGAAATACCATTAGCAAATGGTTTAGCAGATTTACTTCGAAAAAAAGGCTTTAAAGTATTTGGCCCCGGGAAAGATGGCGCAAAATTGGAATCAAGCAAATCTTGGGCTAAAGAATTCATGAAAGACGCAAATATCCCAACTTCAAACTTTTGGAAAGTTAATTCTCTAAAAGAAGCCAAAAAAATTATCCAATCATCAACCATACCGCTTGTAGTTAAAGCAGATGGTTTAGCTTCAGGTAAAGGCGTTTTTATTCCTGATTCAAAAGATGAATGTTTAAGAGCAGCAGAATCAATCTTCAATGGTAAGTTTGGCAATTCTGGAAATGTTATAGTTCTTGAAGAAAAAATTGAGGGGCCAGAAGTTTCAGTTTTTGCTCTATGTGATGGACAGAAATTTATATTACTACCAACTGCACAAGATCATAAACGTCTCAAAGAGAAAGATAAAGGTCCTAATACTGGAGGCATGGGAGCTTATTCTCCTGCCCCATTATTAACAGATGATTACCTAGATAAAATAACTAAAGAAATAATTGAACCAACTATAAATGAATTAAATAAAAAAAATATCGATTACAAAGGAGTAATTTATTTTGGATTAATGCTCACAAAATCAGGGGCAAAAGTTATAGAATACAACTGCAGGTTTGGAGATCCAGAATGCCAAACAATAATGCCTTTGATGGATAAAAGTTTTGTATTTCTTTTAGAAAAATGCGCAATGGGAAAATTAACTGGTTCTGAAAAAATTGATACTCCTGATAAGTTAAGTGGTTGTGTTATTGCTACCTCAAAAGGTTATCCAAACAAATATAAAACTGGTTTTCCCATATCAATAGGCAAGATTGATGCAACTGATTGCCAGATTTTTGACTCGGGTACCTGTTTTAGCAAAAATGGGGAATTACTTACTGATGGTGGGAGAGTTCTGAGTATTGTCTGTCAAGATAAAGATTTTGATCGGGTTTTTGATAAAGCATACAAAAATTTAAAAGAAATAGATTTTGATGGTATCTATTTTAGAAATGATATAGGTCATCAAGTTAGAAAAAACTTTTCAACAGAGAATTAA
- a CDS encoding HAMP domain-containing sensor histidine kinase, producing the protein MDNANNRNNIEYDIPDKNDTNNYYWINRLLSWWSGFSLRTKLLAIATLVVSLLMTGITFFALNSIQRDAGMNDTRYARDLGLLLSGNVTELVANDQKKEISNVAEKFWRSSRNLRYIFFTDAEDIVQLGIPISATPTSPDSQFQLTRKLKLPSELKKRPQFPLVRQHVTPQGQVTDVFVPMLWKGKYLGTLALGVTPNKKALASAALTRELTIAVFISIWVLVILGAVFNALTITRPVRELVRGVREISKGNFKSRISLPMTGDLGELLNGFNRMATQLENYDEANIEELKAAQIKQQSLIATMADGAILLDSQGKIVLTNPTAKRLFRWEGRFLEGKYFLNEIPEILSNDLHTNIESILNREKEKDDLRFSLGEPARTLRIVLQSVLDTNKVELKGIAVTIQDLTREVELNAAQNRFISNVSHELRTPLFNIKSYVETLHDLKDQLSNEEQLEFLGIANSETDRLTRLVNDVLDLSRLESGKIIQLEEMDIKPAIEQTLRNYRLNATEKNVSLAHDIEETIPSILGNFDLLLQVFDNLLGNGLKFSPKNSNLMIRAYTWPDSCPAFPPSNKNNEAPQCELVSPLPKVRIEIADTGSGISQADQEKIFDRFYRVENAVHTEQGTGLGLSIVRGIIEKHGGEIRMASELGVGTTFWFDLALAQSDKDELLTQSINNSDTFSKSEVSEII; encoded by the coding sequence ATGGATAATGCCAATAATCGAAATAACATAGAATATGACATTCCCGATAAAAATGATACTAATAACTATTATTGGATTAATAGACTTCTTTCATGGTGGAGTGGGTTTAGTTTAAGAACGAAATTATTAGCAATAGCAACTCTGGTTGTAAGTCTCCTTATGACAGGAATTACATTTTTTGCATTAAATAGTATTCAAAGAGATGCAGGAATGAATGACACAAGATATGCTCGAGATCTTGGTTTATTGTTATCGGGGAATGTAACAGAATTAGTAGCTAATGACCAAAAAAAAGAAATTTCTAATGTAGCTGAAAAGTTTTGGAGATCAAGCAGAAACCTACGTTATATATTTTTTACTGATGCTGAAGATATAGTTCAACTTGGGATACCAATTAGCGCTACTCCAACAAGCCCAGATAGTCAGTTCCAGCTAACTAGAAAGCTAAAACTACCCTCTGAATTAAAGAAAAGACCTCAATTTCCTCTGGTTAGGCAGCACGTTACTCCTCAAGGTCAAGTAACTGATGTATTTGTACCGATGCTGTGGAAAGGTAAATATCTTGGAACTTTAGCCTTGGGAGTAACACCTAATAAGAAAGCGTTAGCAAGTGCCGCATTAACAAGAGAATTGACGATAGCAGTTTTTATCTCTATTTGGGTTTTAGTAATATTAGGGGCAGTATTCAATGCGCTTACAATCACTAGGCCTGTAAGGGAGTTGGTGAGAGGTGTTAGGGAAATTTCAAAAGGGAACTTCAAATCTAGAATTTCTTTACCTATGACAGGAGATCTAGGAGAACTTTTGAATGGATTCAACAGAATGGCTACTCAACTAGAAAATTATGACGAGGCGAACATAGAAGAACTTAAAGCTGCTCAAATCAAGCAGCAATCTTTAATAGCCACTATGGCTGATGGCGCAATATTGTTGGATTCCCAAGGAAAGATTGTACTTACTAATCCAACAGCAAAAAGATTATTTCGTTGGGAAGGTAGATTCTTAGAGGGAAAATATTTTTTAAATGAAATACCCGAAATTTTATCTAATGATTTACATACAAATATTGAATCCATTTTAAACAGAGAAAAAGAGAAAGATGATCTAAGGTTCAGCTTAGGAGAACCAGCGAGAACTTTAAGGATTGTCCTGCAATCAGTATTAGATACAAACAAAGTAGAATTAAAAGGTATTGCGGTTACAATTCAAGATCTAACTAGAGAGGTAGAATTAAACGCAGCACAAAATAGATTTATTAGTAATGTTTCACATGAGTTAAGGACACCACTTTTTAATATCAAAAGTTATGTAGAGACCTTACATGATTTAAAAGATCAGCTATCTAATGAAGAACAACTAGAATTTCTGGGAATTGCCAATTCAGAGACTGATAGGCTAACAAGGCTTGTAAATGATGTATTAGACTTATCCAGATTGGAATCTGGTAAAATAATTCAACTCGAGGAAATGGATATAAAACCAGCAATAGAACAGACTCTCAGAAATTATAGACTAAACGCTACTGAAAAAAATGTTTCATTGGCACACGATATAGAGGAAACTATTCCTTCAATTCTTGGAAATTTTGATCTTCTTTTACAAGTTTTTGATAATTTGCTGGGTAATGGATTGAAATTCAGTCCGAAAAACAGCAACCTGATGATAAGAGCTTATACTTGGCCAGATTCCTGTCCAGCTTTTCCTCCAAGTAATAAAAATAATGAGGCGCCTCAATGTGAGTTAGTTTCACCATTGCCAAAAGTAAGAATTGAGATTGCTGATACAGGGTCTGGAATATCTCAAGCGGATCAAGAGAAAATCTTTGACCGTTTTTATAGAGTTGAAAATGCTGTTCATACAGAGCAAGGAACAGGTTTGGGGTTATCTATTGTGAGAGGAATAATTGAAAAACATGGTGGGGAAATAAGAATGGCTAGTGAATTAGGAGTTGGGACAACCTTCTGGTTTGATTTGGCATTGGCACAATCTGATAAAGATGAATTATTAACCCAAAGTATCAATAATTCAGATACTTTTTCAAAATCTGAGGTAAGTGAAATTATCTAA
- the kaiC gene encoding circadian clock protein KaiC, with translation MKDKKFGKSNKMQVQKLPTGIEGFDDVCRGGLPVSRSTLVSGTSGTGKTVFSLQYLHHGICNFDEPGIFVTFEESPLDIIRNAASFGWDLQELIDQNKLFILDASPDPDGQDVAGNFDLSGLIERISYAIRKYKAKRVAIDSITAVFQQYDAIYVVRREIFRLIARLKEIGVTTVMTTERVDDYGPIARYGVEEFVSDNVVLLRNVLESEKRRRTLEVLKLRGTVHMKGEYPFTMGNDGISVFALGAMRLTQRSSNIRISSGVKDLDDMCGGGYFQDSIILATGATGTGKTMLVSKFVEDAYNNNERAILFAYEESRAQLLRNATSWGIDFEKMESDGLLKIICAYPESTGLEDHLQIIKTQINQFKPKRMAIDSLSALARGVSLNAFRQFVIAVTGYTKQEEIAGFFTNTAEEFMGSHSITDSHISTITDTILLLQYVEIKGEMARALNVFKMRGSWHDKRIREFIITSRGPEIKDSFSNFEQIFSGAPHRVIPDQNVQNVFKGLDTN, from the coding sequence ATGAAAGATAAGAAATTTGGCAAATCAAATAAAATGCAAGTACAAAAATTGCCTACTGGCATAGAAGGCTTTGATGATGTTTGTAGGGGCGGATTACCTGTATCTAGAAGCACACTCGTTAGTGGTACATCAGGAACTGGTAAAACTGTTTTTTCTTTGCAATATCTACACCATGGAATTTGTAACTTTGATGAACCTGGTATCTTTGTCACATTTGAGGAGTCACCTTTAGATATCATTAGAAATGCTGCAAGTTTTGGTTGGGATTTACAAGAATTAATTGATCAAAATAAACTTTTTATCCTAGATGCTTCTCCTGACCCTGATGGTCAGGATGTTGCAGGTAACTTTGACTTATCTGGTTTGATTGAGAGAATTAGTTATGCAATTAGAAAATATAAGGCTAAAAGAGTTGCAATAGATTCTATAACTGCTGTCTTTCAACAATATGATGCCATTTATGTTGTTAGAAGAGAAATATTTAGATTGATAGCAAGATTAAAAGAAATAGGTGTGACAACAGTTATGACCACAGAAAGGGTTGATGATTACGGACCAATTGCAAGATATGGAGTAGAAGAATTTGTATCTGATAATGTTGTCTTATTAAGAAATGTTTTAGAGTCAGAAAAGAGAAGAAGAACTTTAGAAGTTTTGAAGTTAAGAGGAACTGTGCATATGAAAGGCGAATATCCATTCACTATGGGTAATGATGGTATAAGTGTCTTTGCTCTTGGTGCTATGAGACTTACGCAAAGATCTTCAAATATTAGGATTAGCTCTGGAGTTAAAGATCTTGATGATATGTGTGGTGGTGGATATTTTCAAGATTCTATTATCCTCGCAACAGGAGCTACTGGTACAGGTAAAACAATGCTTGTATCAAAATTTGTAGAAGATGCCTATAACAACAATGAAAGAGCAATACTTTTTGCATATGAAGAGTCTAGGGCTCAATTGCTTAGAAATGCTACTAGTTGGGGAATAGACTTTGAAAAAATGGAAAGTGATGGGTTATTAAAAATTATTTGTGCATATCCTGAATCAACTGGTTTGGAAGATCACTTGCAAATAATAAAAACGCAAATTAATCAATTTAAACCAAAGAGAATGGCAATAGATTCTCTCTCGGCATTAGCCCGAGGGGTAAGTTTGAATGCATTTAGACAGTTTGTAATTGCCGTCACTGGTTATACAAAACAAGAAGAGATAGCGGGCTTTTTTACTAATACTGCAGAAGAATTCATGGGAAGTCATTCTATTACTGATTCCCATATCTCAACAATTACAGATACTATATTGTTACTTCAATATGTCGAAATAAAAGGAGAGATGGCTAGAGCTTTAAATGTTTTTAAAATGCGTGGATCGTGGCATGATAAACGAATTAGAGAATTTATTATCACTAGCAGAGGTCCTGAAATAAAAGATTCTTTTTCTAACTTTGAACAGATATTCAGTGGTGCTCCCCATAGGGTTATTCCTGATCAGAATGTCCAAAATGTATTTAAAGGATTAGATACTAATTAG
- the kaiB gene encoding circadian clock protein KaiB, with protein MAARKTYILKLYVAGNTPNSMRALNTLREILENEFKGVYALKVIDVLKQPQLAEEDKILATPTLAKILPPPVRRIIGDLSDREKVLIGLDLLFDELTETEYSGDK; from the coding sequence ATGGCCGCAAGAAAAACATATATTTTAAAACTCTATGTAGCTGGAAATACTCCTAATTCAATGAGAGCACTAAATACTTTAAGAGAAATTTTAGAAAATGAATTTAAAGGGGTTTATGCCTTGAAGGTTATTGATGTACTTAAGCAACCACAACTTGCAGAGGAAGATAAGATTTTGGCTACCCCAACCTTAGCAAAAATTTTACCTCCACCAGTTAGAAGAATAATTGGTGATCTCTCTGATAGAGAGAAAGTTTTAATTGGTTTAGATCTACTTTTTGATGAATTAACTGAAACTGAATATAGTGGTGATAAGTAA
- the rplU gene encoding 50S ribosomal protein L21 gives MTNSKNSSNNSKSNELYAIAETSGQQFWFEVNRYYDIDRLNAKEKDKIILEKVLLLKDKNSITVGKPYVKDAKIELEVVSHKRDKKILVYKMRPKKKTRKKMGHRQELTRVMVKSIKIGKSAPESSSKKETVKKETKPKSEKSTN, from the coding sequence ATGACAAATTCTAAAAACTCCTCGAACAATTCTAAAAGCAATGAATTGTATGCAATAGCGGAAACTTCGGGTCAACAATTTTGGTTCGAAGTTAACCGATACTATGACATAGACAGGTTAAATGCAAAAGAAAAAGATAAGATAATACTAGAAAAAGTTTTACTTTTAAAAGACAAAAATTCTATTACTGTTGGGAAACCATACGTTAAGGATGCAAAAATTGAATTAGAAGTAGTCTCACATAAAAGAGATAAGAAAATTCTTGTATACAAAATGCGTCCCAAAAAAAAGACAAGAAAAAAGATGGGACATAGACAAGAACTTACAAGGGTTATGGTAAAATCCATTAAAATAGGTAAGAGTGCTCCTGAGTCTTCTTCTAAAAAGGAAACTGTCAAAAAGGAAACTAAACCAAAATCTGAAAAATCTACAAATTAA
- the rpmA gene encoding 50S ribosomal protein L27: MAHKKGTGSTRNGRDSNSKRLGVKAYGGEKVTAGSILIRQRGTSFLPGVNVGKGKDDTLFALKEGTVSFESIKRNLRNRKRVNIVI; this comes from the coding sequence ATGGCACATAAAAAAGGAACAGGCTCTACAAGAAACGGAAGAGATTCAAATTCCAAGAGACTTGGTGTGAAAGCATATGGAGGAGAAAAAGTAACTGCTGGATCAATTTTAATTCGCCAAAGAGGTACATCCTTTTTACCAGGGGTCAATGTCGGCAAAGGTAAAGATGACACACTTTTTGCACTCAAAGAAGGAACTGTAAGTTTCGAAAGTATTAAAAGAAATTTAAGAAATAGAAAAAGAGTTAATATAGTTATCTAA
- a CDS encoding class I SAM-dependent methyltransferase yields the protein MEYLSIRECDLDGFLANAKMNLANSHPGDSLNDVSDFYTEIVGERHVADLAAWHITSRDYIADTLKLQQRFSRDLVLDFGGGIGTHALANAMSSKVEHVFFVDINQTNRNFVEYRAKKLGVEKKITFCKSIQDTQILKFDTIVCLDVLEHLADPASQINNFSEIMDINSIALFNWYFYKGDKNEYPFHIDDGQIVEKFFETLQSKFLEVFHPILITTRAYKKIR from the coding sequence ATGGAATATTTATCTATTAGAGAATGTGATTTAGATGGATTCCTTGCAAATGCAAAAATGAATTTAGCAAATTCACATCCTGGGGATTCTTTGAATGATGTTTCAGATTTTTATACTGAGATTGTTGGAGAAAGGCATGTAGCTGATTTAGCTGCTTGGCATATCACAAGCAGGGACTACATCGCTGATACTTTAAAACTTCAGCAGAGATTTTCTAGAGATTTGGTTTTGGATTTTGGAGGAGGTATTGGAACACATGCCTTAGCAAACGCTATGTCTTCAAAAGTTGAGCATGTTTTTTTTGTAGATATTAATCAAACAAATAGAAATTTTGTTGAATACAGGGCTAAGAAATTAGGAGTCGAAAAAAAAATTACTTTTTGCAAGTCAATTCAAGATACACAAATATTGAAATTTGATACTATAGTCTGTCTTGATGTATTGGAACATCTTGCAGATCCAGCTTCTCAAATTAATAATTTCAGTGAGATTATGGATATTAATTCTATAGCTCTGTTTAATTGGTATTTCTATAAAGGAGATAAGAATGAATATCCTTTTCATATCGACGATGGTCAAATTGTAGAAAAGTTTTTTGAGACTCTTCAATCAAAATTTTTAGAGGTATTTCATCCCATTCTTATAACTACAAGAGCTTATAAGAAAATTAGATAA
- the truB gene encoding tRNA pseudouridine(55) synthase TruB — translation METKDGFLVINKDKGCTSHDCVKQIRKLLNTKKVGHTGTLDPEVVGTLPIAIGSATRFIQYLPQDKTYIGEVKLGIRTNTDDIHGEIIKQKSWPKISDEKLDQYLNRFRGIIKQIPPKVSSVHVNGERAYKKSFRNEMFELAPREVKIDELTLMKWDQINGIIEIKIKCSAGTYIRAIARDLGEILNSEGCLLQLKRISACGFDEQNSIKISDIEKEKGEINWQNFIIPTISALNHISSFVLSNKEQINFWQTGRAIKVDINHFQESKFFDYEKPIKVIDKKQTLLGIGFLNKDQSNLNPKLVLNAK, via the coding sequence ATGGAAACTAAAGATGGATTTTTAGTAATTAATAAAGATAAAGGCTGTACCTCGCATGATTGTGTTAAACAAATTAGGAAATTACTAAATACAAAAAAGGTCGGCCACACTGGAACTCTTGATCCAGAAGTTGTAGGAACATTACCAATCGCTATAGGCAGTGCAACAAGATTTATTCAATATCTTCCTCAGGATAAAACTTACATAGGGGAAGTTAAATTAGGGATAAGAACTAACACTGATGATATTCACGGAGAAATAATTAAGCAAAAAAGTTGGCCTAAAATCAGTGATGAAAAATTAGATCAATACTTAAATAGATTTAGAGGCATTATTAAACAAATTCCCCCGAAAGTATCAAGTGTGCACGTCAATGGTGAGAGAGCTTATAAAAAATCTTTCAGGAATGAAATGTTTGAACTAGCACCAAGAGAAGTAAAAATAGACGAACTTACTTTAATGAAATGGGACCAAATAAATGGAATCATAGAAATAAAAATAAAATGTTCAGCTGGCACATATATAAGAGCAATTGCAAGAGATTTAGGAGAAATTCTTAATTCTGAAGGTTGCCTTCTTCAACTAAAAAGAATTTCAGCTTGTGGCTTTGATGAACAAAACTCAATTAAAATATCTGATATCGAAAAAGAAAAGGGGGAAATAAACTGGCAAAATTTTATTATTCCAACAATTTCTGCTCTTAATCACATTTCATCATTTGTCTTAAGTAATAAAGAACAAATCAATTTTTGGCAAACAGGAAGAGCAATTAAAGTTGATATTAATCACTTCCAGGAAAGCAAATTTTTTGACTATGAAAAACCCATAAAAGTAATAGATAAAAAACAAACGCTACTTGGGATAGGCTTCTTAAATAAAGATCAATCTAATTTAAATCCAAAATTAGTACTTAATGCTAAATAA